ctttctgttttttgctcttaacctctttgcgactatctcgtatttcgcaattccgtcgcgtaacatgatgtttcttgtctcttctgaagttcgtcaatttttatcttaggcgacaaagaacaaaaaacatcgcgttacgcgacgcaattgcgaaatacgggATAGTCGCAAAcaggttaagagcaaaaaacaggaagcaaagaACACGTGAGCTAGTTTACTTTACACCGAGCATTTGATACGCGTACCAAGTACTATATTCGGACTAAATTGGCTTAGTACGAGagctccggtaacttagccggtcaacttcgactttattaattttcatatttttttatcgtttgttggtcgtttgttggtgattgttggcctaattacaacgtttgttggttcttaatttttttttaaatttaaaaagaaaaattagcattaagttagccggaaaaattttatttttaatttcaaaaaagcctaatcgatgcgtaatcgtatgctgatgattgttggtctaattttagcgtttgttggtttattattagtcttaaaaacgaaaaaaaaacgaaaaattatctcaaatattaaagtaatcgaagattggtttatttgcctacgacttaagctttatttctatcaatttaaggctaacatctataaaactgccatatgaatacggaccttaacatcggcagaaaatcgcgaaaagatcaagaaacatggtgtataagtttataagttctacttttaaacataaaattgtgcttaaaatggattaattatgaatttatcattttcttctttccatGAACTCTTCATTCAAGACGCCTAATTGTCAaagtacgtataaaataaatgtcaaactTACCATAtgtgctaaaaaaaatgatagaataaaGTATATCATACATACCTAAATGTGATCACTTAAAAACATGATACAGTGTTTCATGATATGCGCATTATGTTTGCGTTTAAAgaactgaaatttaaataagttgtatttttataaataaagattatttatgtgatcattaagaatatatattattttataagaatataagctTCAACCTGattgaatttacataaaatttaagagAATTCTCGTATTCATACGTGAATATACGTTTCCTAGtagaattttcttgaaaaaaaacctACTTCTCCAATGTATGCTTCTGTTTCTCACTTGTGGAAAGTgttttactgtaaaaattatagatttttgttGAAGTAACaaaacgtcattttttttaagaaccttattatttcatacaattttcatatagATCCTAATGTTCAtgtcttttacaataaataagtacTATATGTATCTCAGGTCTATATTCCACTTCTTAGCAAGAACTATTCTTACAAATTATCTGCCAATcttcgattattttaatatgtgagataatttttcgttttttttttcgtttttaagactaataataaaccaacaaacgctaaaattaaaccaacaatcatcagcaaacgattacgcatcgattaggcttttttgaaattaaaaataaaatttttccggttaacttaatgctaatttttctttttaaatttaaaaaaaaattaagaaccaacaaacgttgtaattaggccaacaatcaccaacaaacgaccaacaaacgataaaaaaatatgaaaattaataaagtcgaagttgaccggctaagttaccggagctTAGTACGAGGGTGTAAACAATAGCGTATTAAGTTGGTACGATACATATCATGAAGGCGTATCGTACCAAAATAGTATGCGTATTAAATGCACATATAGCGCTGTAAACGCTGGTGTACGAAGACTGCCTAGGTTAATGTTTCCCGACCGGCAGTATTCAATTTACGTATATACCAGTACTGAAAATACTATCTACATATGTAcaatgtcaaataaaaaaggattaaattgAGGGGAACAAGAAACAACAGTGTTTTTGCAATTATGCAttgataaacaaatattagcAATCATGGATGGCAAAAGACACAAACatatcgaaatatttaaaatgcttGAGCCAGAAATGGAAAAGCTAGGTTATGAAAAATCAGCGGACCAGATGAAACtacaattgaataaataactGTCGTAAATgtcttttacaattattttgctGGATTTTTAGAAATCCCAATAAAGTGGAAAATAAAGTTGCAATATTCTTTTCCATATCCATTTCTATAATAGGCCAATTCCTTTTagtgacacaagtcgacacaagtgtcgTTCTGTCTTTGTTATTCATTGAATGCCAAGAAGGATAGAACGatgtttgtgtcgacttgtgtcactAAAAGGAATTGGCCACTGATCTATATTATAACTGGCCCAATATTGACGATAATAAACGTATAAGCTGCGTTTCAATATTCACTCTACAATGTATGTATACGTACACTATAGATCTTCAGTTGACAGCGAATATCGAAACGTATCCATAATATAAATGGTGTAAACGCATGTGAATAAAACGTTTGATGCGTACCAGCTTGATTCGTATTAAACTTAGGTACGGTGTAAACtagcacattgtagatcaggcttTAGGTTAGagtcttgaaaataaaaatagaaaataaaaacgtgGTTTTGAGAGGTTAGGTTATGAGTAAAGGTAGGTTTTCAAGGGCAGTGAATGCAGCAGCAGCGAGCAGCAGTTTAGTAATTTCCTAGAATCGGTTTGGCTCACTTCCGGCGCGCAAAGTTTTCTGATAGGTCATCCTATAGTACGTGCACCTGCACTTCAAGTTTTTAAGTtcaaagaaaagagaaaagcgaGAGGTTATGAGTATAGAACAGTATAGAAAGTGTACCCAAAAGGAATCGAAGGGAACAGATTCTCGGACACGCgcattgaaaatttaaaatctgaGGCTTTGGAATCCTGAGTCAAATCAGATCGGCGGGACGTCGTCGAGCATGGCTTTGCTTCGACGAATTCGACCAGCATACAGACTCTTCGGCGAAGGTGTCGTAGTCATCTTTTCGCGTCGAGGTAACGCTGTTCCATCTTTCAGAACGTGCTGCTTTTCGACGGCGTCAACGAGACAGCGACAGCATCAACAACCAGAGACCAATAACGAAGTGAAAAACTGCGACAGTCGGTCGAGCGGTGACAAGAAACCGGTCATCGACGAAACGACGATCCGGAGGATTGAGAGACTGGCACTGGTCGGCTTTGAGTACAGGCAGAGCAAACGGGTGCTGGAGGAGGCAATAGCGTTCACCGAGCGGCTGCGGACGGTCGGCATCGACGAGACCGTGCGTCCGATGTACAGCACCCTGGAGAACTATTGTATTCACCTGCGGGACGACGTGGCGCGACACGACGTCGATCGGCGCGAGATACTGAAGAACGCCGCAGTGTTAGAAGAAGAGTACTTTGTCGCGCCACTGGCGACAAACAAGGAAAAGGAGAGCGAGCCCAAACGATGAGTCTAGAAGCTGTGTTGAAGGCCGTTGGCCCATATTTCCTTAGTCTGTCCGAGCGAATGTTTGTGTACGGGCCCCAGGGCAAGTTGCTACTGAGGAACCTGGAGGAACACTGGTTTACACACTGCGTCACGATCCCACACTACAACGTGTTTCCATGCGACGTGATCGTAGACACGTTGCAGCTACTGCGGAGCAATTCGATGGACGAGGTACTGCCGTTTGCGCTCGCCATGCTTGTGACATCCAAAAGCGGGTGGAACGAGTCGTTGCTGTCGGCAGGTGGTAGGATACCGTCCCACAGAACAGCCAAGATCAACGTGTTCGTCGATGCGTCAGACGCGAAGAGTCTGCTACACAAGAAGCAGAGGGAGCGCAAAGTGTGGTGGCGCAAACTCGCCCAGCACCCCTCGAGATTTGTGCTCGCTGAGGCGAAGAAGACACGGAATCTCGACATGACGGAGATAGAGGCGCAGTTTCCCTTTGGAAATATCGTCGTGGAAACGATCACTCATTATCCTGGCGTACGCAAGTTGTATCCTCAGGTACTAACGCTTTCTTAATAAACTGCGATATATCGATAACATAAtgagaaatagagagagagacagagaaagagagaattatttaaatgggGTATTTATTTACAGgccgaaaataataaagataatgctGCAGACGTGCATATGGTCGAGCATGTCGCTTCCTTGGATTGGGGCTGCTTGGCGTTACTCTGCGACAGCCACATGTTGGATAAATCAAATAGAGCGTATATTCATCCTAAGTTATCCCCATACAAAATTACGTTTCACATAGCGAGACAGGAGAACGAGACTGATTCGGATATAGAAGACTTAAATCGCTTTGTGCTATACTTAAGCAATATGCTTAGGGCGAGAGGAATCTCTACCATATTGATGAATACAGAACAAATCATAGAAATGTGCCTGATCCCGCACGTCGTGTCAGTGGATAAGACTAGTCTTAAGAATGGCGTTGTACATGTTAAAAATCGCTCGACGACTCTTAGCGAAGCAGTTCATATTACCGACTTGGTAAAGTATATTAGTTTGCGTTCTTCTTGATTTGCTACAATGGCACAACCGGATTTTTTTCGATCAATGTTACCAATCATGAGATGTAGCTATCATCATGtaactatatttaattattaactatatttattactgACAGTTACAACGATATAAACTGTAAATATAAGTGAAAATTCTGGTTCTACATTCTCTCCTCTTCATCCCTATTTTACTGACTCTCTGAATTTTAAGATAAACAGCTATCTTTTGATCTTGcgataatatacattaattgaaataaagtacgcgaaagaaaataataaaggcAACTTAGACTTTTCTCGTCCTGGGAAAGGAGACGCAGCACGTGGCATTGTACGAAGGACGacggaaggaaggaagaaaatgTTTGGGAAGGGAACACTGCCAGACATTTCATACTTAGTTGAAACGTACACTACCGTGCACGTTCGACGAGCCTCCCAAGATTGGCCGAATTTATCTCGAATTGGCGATGCCACAGAGGCAGTTGAATGTTTCTCTGATACAAGAGAATAATACTCTCAACTGAAGCTAAGCAGGTAGTTGTAGCTTCTTGCCTTTGAGTACTTTGGTAATATAGAGGTAGAAAAAGTCACAATAGAGAACTGTTTGCACCAATCCGGCGACTATAGCGATCAAGTCGTAATGATCCTCAGCGTAGTAGCGGTAGATCCAGTTGAACAGATACAGGCCTCTGTATGATCCTAATGCAAACAAGTAGTGGCTGGTAATGCTTTCCGCCTCGCCTGTTTTTGACACCAGGAACAACTGGGGTAATATCGCCACTGACTCTAGGTAAATGCTGAACGTCCACAAGACTTCGACAGGGGACAGCTCATGATTGATTAACAGTGCCAGGACAAACGCGGGTAAGATTAGGAACTCGATCCTGCAACAGAAAGCCCATCTGTCAGTGGAAGTATCCACAGTGAAAACGCCCTGGACAACTTCTCGATAACAATCTTGGGCCTCACCTGAACGTATCGTGATTATGATCGTACGTGGCTTTGAACTTGACATACATCAAGAAGACCGTGGCGAGGGACGTGGCGATGAATAT
This sequence is a window from Temnothorax longispinosus isolate EJ_2023e chromosome 11, Tlon_JGU_v1, whole genome shotgun sequence. Protein-coding genes within it:
- the Gatc gene encoding glutamyl-tRNA(Gln) amidotransferase subunit C, mitochondrial; translation: MALLRRIRPAYRLFGEGVVVIFSRRGNAVPSFRTCCFSTASTRQRQHQQPETNNEVKNCDSRSSGDKKPVIDETTIRRIERLALVGFEYRQSKRVLEEAIAFTERLRTVGIDETVRPMYSTLENYCIHLRDDVARHDVDRREILKNAAVLEEEYFVAPLATNKEKESEPKR
- the Dnapol-gamma35 gene encoding DNA polymerase subunit gamma-2, with translation MSLEAVLKAVGPYFLSLSERMFVYGPQGKLLLRNLEEHWFTHCVTIPHYNVFPCDVIVDTLQLLRSNSMDEVLPFALAMLVTSKSGWNESLLSAGGRIPSHRTAKINVFVDASDAKSLLHKKQRERKVWWRKLAQHPSRFVLAEAKKTRNLDMTEIEAQFPFGNIVVETITHYPGVRKLYPQAENNKDNAADVHMVEHVASLDWGCLALLCDSHMLDKSNRAYIHPKLSPYKITFHIARQENETDSDIEDLNRFVLYLSNMLRARGISTILMNTEQIIEMCLIPHVVSVDKTSLKNGVVHVKNRSTTLSEAVHITDLVKYISLRSS
- the Kdelr gene encoding ER lumen protein-retaining receptor; amino-acid sequence: MNIFRLLGDLSHLLAIIILLLKIWKTRSCAGISGKSQILFAIVYTTRYLDLFTTFISAYNTFMKIIFIATSLATVFLMYVKFKATYDHNHDTFRIEFLILPAFVLALLINHELSPVEVLWTFSIYLESVAILPQLFLVSKTGEAESITSHYLFALGSYRGLYLFNWIYRYYAEDHYDLIAIVAGLVQTVLYCDFFYLYITKVLKGKKLQLPA